The Candidatus Thorarchaeota archaeon DNA window TGGAATATACATTGTTTCAGATGCTGGAGAAACAATAGCAACAATCAAGCTTGAAAAGTTTGATGTCAATGATGCGCTCTTTGGTGGGATAGTTCCCGCACTTGATATGTTCTCCTCAAGTGTGAGTGGGCAAAAAATCAAGACGATTCAGATGGACACCTACAAGGTCGTTGTTCATCGACATGACACATACTACTTGGTCACTGTTCATTCAAGCGATGACGGATCCGCACTCAAAAATGCAGAACAGCTTTCGAAGTTATTTGCTGATATGATTGGATCTGGAGTAACTGATACTCTGATTCAGAAGCTTAAAGACTCAGCTGAGTCTATGGGACCGGGGATGAAAAAAGCTGAAAAATGGGCCAAGAAAATTCTGAGTTTATGAGGGGATAATTATGAGTTACACATCAGGTGAAGCATCCGAATTCTGGATGGGTATAATGGAACTTATTGCTGCTGTTATTATGTACGTCTACACAAAACAGAAAATTAAGGATCTTCCACCGGAAGAGCAGAGTACTGGAAAGCCGCTCTTTCTTACTGGAGGCGGAATATTTCTTCTGGGTATTGCCTCATTGATGACATTTGGTGGCGCATATGCACGAGAAGTCTATGGTGTGGCCGATCCTCTGCAGCTCTGGATTTTCACGGTCTTGTTCTACGTCTTTCTATCGCTTGGCGCATTCACTATGTCATATGCATCATCTATGATCCTCGAAAAAATGAAGTCTATTTACATCTTGATCCCATTATTGTTGATTGAACTTGTTGTGTTGATTATCGGTCCATCCATAGGTTTGAGTTTCGCGGTGACAGAATTTGTTGCCAGCTATCCCGCACGTATTCTATTCATCATACCTTTAGTGATGTGGATGTATATCGCCAAACAGACAAAGACTGCTACTAGCATCTCAATCGCATATCTCTCATTAATGGTTCCAACCTTCACGATGTTCTTCTATGTGCCTGAAGGCCTCCCCATCATGATTGTGATCTTCTTACGTCTGTTCGGGCCTCCATTTGCGAGCATTGCATTCTATAGCTCTCAGCGAAAAGTGACTGGAGAATTAATTCTCTATGCTGCATCATACGCCTTTACTGGTCTCTGGATGACCTTCATGATCACAATGGGTATCACTGGGATTGACCAGGTTCTTCGAGTAGTTGCAATTGGCCTTGTTGGCTTTGTCAGCTTTGGAACGGGTGCTTATACTTATGCTCGTTGGCGAGAGAGTAAAGCATCTGCAACTCTGACTCTCTCTCTCTTCTTCAATATCTCGGCTCTCGGGTTCATTATGATTGCAATGCGGGACCTGAACGTGATGACAGATCCCTTTTACCTTTATGCTCCTGTCACCCTTGGAGTCATTGGCACCATGTTCATGAGCTTGAGTGTCTTTATTGCACTTGATTGGAAACGAACAATGCTTCTACCTGCACTTATTGCCATTCCGGCAGTCATCTTTCTCATCAGCTGGTATCCGCAGGATGTCCACACTATCGCTATGTATCGCCCCATGTTGATGGTCGTCAATTCTATTAACCTGATGGTGCCGATTGTTCTGTACTTCTACCTTTGGTTACGTATGAAACGAGCAAATCGGCCTAACCGATTGCGCCCATTGTCATTATCGATCGCTCTCATACTCATAACCATAGCAAATACTGGTGGTCGGGTGAGCCAGCTGCCATTCTGCTATATCGAACTGATAGGAATGTTGCTGGCATGGGTAGGTCTCACAGGTCGCCTTGATAGATGGCTATCAAAAGGGGGAGTGCAATGATAGATGATGCGATCTAAAGTCTTCAAGGTCGTATTGATCGGGGAAGGTGGTGTCGGCAAGACTAGCATCGTGATCAAGTACACGGAGGATCGGTTTGATGAGAGCATGAAGATGACCATTGGTGTCAACTTTGCCACAAAACAGATTGACCTTGAGGGTCGCGGGGTCACGCTCATGTTATGGGACTTGGGCGGGCAACCCCGTTTCCGTGAAGTCGTGACCGACTATTTCAAGGGATCAAAGTTTGCCATTGCGGTATATGATGCCACCCGCAACTATACTCTGGAACGACTGGTGGACTGGATCGATCGCGTCAAGAGCGTAGCGCCTGAGAGTGAACTATTGATTGTTGGGAATAAAATAGATGAGCGCGAGCCCGGTTCAGGAGTATCTCTTGACGAAGGGCAGGCCTTCGCTGATCGGTATGGAACTTCTTGTATGGAGGTTTCTGCGAAGACTGGTGCGGGCATACATGAGATGTTCAATCATGTTGCCCAAAGGCTCAGCGAAAAATATCTCAAATGATTCAGCAACGCTCGCTTCTGCTGTGTTCGATTTTGATCTATGTGAGAAGCATATCCGCTTCATCTATTCCAAACTTGGGGGCTATGTTTTTGACAAAGGTCAATGTACCAAGTACAACCGCGGTCAACTCTGAATGGAAATTCTCAAGATTGGAGCTACGCGGAATATCGTTCTCGGAATAGATGATGCAACTCTCGTCCATGCTGAATGTCACATCGTCCAACATATAATTCTGGATCAGCAATGCCTTGAGTATATCGAGCTTCTTTTCTTCAGGTACCTTGTCGAGTGCCATGACCTGTACCTTGACCTTGATCCAATCCGGCTTGTGGGGGATGATCGAGATTGGCACATTCTTGCCCTCGATATTGTACTCTGTCTTGAACGTGAGTGTGTTCTCATCGTAGGTGAAGGGGAGCTGCATGAGTTTTAGCCATGAATGTATCTGTTCGATTTCCATTGGTGTCACTATTTGACTACTATTGTAACACCTTTTAATGAATTTTAGTCTGTCCTCACTTGTTATTCCAAGTTTTTCCATTAGATTTATGTTGTATGTTGTTCGTGGCGAGGTCTGCATCACGTATAGTGGAGGCATACATGACTTGGATAAGGCTGAACTGTTCGAGTTCTGTAGAGAATGGCTGGACGCATGGACTGGAAATCAACCTGAGACCCTGCTCAATTTTTACACCGACGATGCAGTATATATCGACCCTGCGAATAGGGACGGTCTCAAGGGCAAAGATGCGATTCGTGAATATTTTGTCAAGCTTCTTGATGTGTATCGTGATTGGGTCTGGCGACCGATCGAAGTCTTTCCTACTGAGCGTGGCATGGTCATAAAATGGGCGTGCACAATCCCAATCGGTACAAGGATCATCGACGAGACTGGAATGGACCTCATCGAGCTTAAGGATGGTAAGATTTCACGTAATGAGGTCTACTTCGATCGTACACGACTGGTCGAGGCGCTCAACGAGTATCGTGGGCATCTGCACATCCTTCACTGAACGACGTTCTTCCTTATCCAATCAATGATTGCGCGATTCATCTCAGCGGGGCGCTCAAGCATGACACTGTGTCCTGCATCTTTGATAACAACGAACTCAGAATGTGGTATGTGTTCGTGGAGGTAGGCAGCGTACTTGACGGGGGTCATCATGTCATCTTCTCCCACAATAATGAGTGTTGGTACTTTGATCTCCGCCAATCGTTTCATGACATCAAATCTATTACATGCGTCAAAATCCCGGTGGATGATCTCTACAGGGCATTTACGGACCTCCTGTTGTGACGCCTCTATAAGCTGTTTGGATGTGGATCCTGCAAACATGTACTGCCCTACTGCATTGACATACCCCTCAAAATCATTGTCCAGCAGATCGAAGATGAAGTCTGCGACTCTCAACCGAGCTCCCGTGCCAACAAGAATGAGACCTGCCATCTTATCCGGATTTTCAAGAGCATAGAGAAGAGATAGTGCCCCACCCATCGAATGACCCATGAGTACTGGGCGATCCGACTCTTCTACGACGGTATCGATGTCGTTGAGGTATGATCGAAAGATATCTTTTTCATTTCTGTCCGGAGTCGCTCCATGGCCATTCAAGTCCAATGCCTTTACGTGGACTTCCCTTCCGAGACCTCGGAGCTGCATAAACCACGTTACTGAGGAACCACCTGCACCATGAACCATGACTATTGTTGGATGCTTTCCCTTTCCGGATTCTTCATAGTGAACGGTCATTTCGTGTTCACACTCTCCAGTTCTATAAATAGGCATCGTGCCAGTCGGTTCATAGTCGGTTGTGGTCTATGCTTTGTATCGGTTTGTACGATCTGGCTGTAATAATACAATCCCCGTTTTCCATTTTGACACTTACCGTTGCATATAAGCTAAACTTAAATCCATATTACCCCGCAACAACCCCGCCTTGAAATCGATACATAATCGCACATCTCTTGTGCTAAGTCTACTTGGAGGACTTCTCCTCATTGCATCAGGCGTCAGTGGTGCCATCGGTATAGTGGGCGACATTCTTGACAACATAGATTTCATCTTCGGCCCCGATGCCGCTGTCACTTTTGAGATCATTGTTGGCATCCTTGCGGCTCTTACTATCATGTGTGGTGTAGGCATCATCATTGGTGGTATTGTGATGACGACCACCCGAGTCGAACTCGGACGGAATATTGTTCTTGTGGCGGTCGGGACTGGTGTGCTAGGACTCTTTCTCAGTCTGGTGCAGGCCGTACTGGTCGGTCAGCTCTATATGTCTTGGTCAGTACAGGTCGCTCAATCTGTGGGGTGGGTCGGTGCGATTCTTGCTGTTGAGGCGAGAATTATTGCCGAACAGAGAGCAGTATCAGCTTAGGTAGAACGAGGCTATTATTATGGACCCTAAACAAATCAACAGCACCCTCCGTGTCCTCCTGCTTCTTATCTGGATTATTCTCTGGGTGTTGTACTGGCTCACCGGTAGAACGCTTCTCGGCGGTGTCCTTCTGCTGACGATTGGAGTGATTGTGAGCATAGTCTTGATTCTGGCAAGTAACGAGTTATGGAAGCGTCAGACATTTGATCTGGTCGCTCGGTGATCACACGTCAAAGATCGAGACCGAGCGTTCAAGATTTTTGGCGGCTTGGATACATTCTCTCAATATCCCTGTCTTGTCCACGTCCATGGGCGCAAAGGCAGATACGAACCACACTCCTTTGTCAGTCCCGGCAATGAGCGTGACTGCTCCATCTGGGTTGATGGCCACAAATCCGTTCTTCTCTGTCAGTGCTGAGATGAAGTTTATGCCCTTGACCTGAAACGTCTGATTTTGGCGTTTCCATGCCTCCATGATCGTAGCAGTATCTCCGGGTGCTAAATTCATGTTTTCAGTTGTGTACACAACTCGCCCTTCATAGTCGAAGACACAGGCTCCGATGATGTTCTCATAATTGCTCATTGCTATGTCTATAGTCCTCTTGATGCGCATCATCACGTGATCCCTAATGTTATTGAGACTAATGCGCTGAAATAGATATGTTGGACGGATAAGCTCTCAATGTTTGGTGATTCTGATTGCTTTTGTCAGGAGGAGCAGGCGGCTATGGAGTTCATCACTGCTCACCCATGTAGAAAATCTGCCGTTATTGGTGTGCATCCCATGTCGCAGAGCAATCTCCTCTAACCGTTTGTCCTCGATTGGTGAAGACTCCAAGTTGTATACAAACCACTCACCAGAACCATTACGTGTTCTGCAGCGGATACTAATCTCAGTCCCGTTTTCAAGACTAATTCTAAATCTTCGTCCTATCATCTGCCGGATGTTGATATCTTCACCAAGGATACCTTGGATTACCGCCTGAGTGTAGACGGTAGCAGGGTTGGGTAGATATGCCCATGTCCAGAACGCATAAAAGAATATCATGATGGACACTGCAAGAAAGAGACCTACTGTATTGAATGAGGCCACGGTCTCAAAACCTGCGACCCACCCCGTTGGGACGGGTATATCCGGTGCTGGCCCGATCCAAATAATGGGTGCGTTATATAATATATATAGAGTCGCTGTGAAGGCTACCAGTATGGTTGCGAGGGCGATCTTCTGCCGATCGTGATACAGTGCCTGTGCCTGTTTCAAGAGGGGGTCCATTAATTAATTAGCCTCCAACACCTTTGTGTAAATCTCTCGTGCTTCTCGCCCGTGCTCCTTGCACATCTCAACGAGGACTCCCAGTAGTGGATGATCCGCATTGATTCGTATCGCGTAGAGTTTGGGCGTCAGTTGATCGATCATTATCATATTATCTTCCTGCAAATGCGAGAGGACTCCCCGGTACAGACTGCGCGATTTGCCGCTGTAGCCGATGAGGCGACTCAGTTGGACACCGCTGACACTCTTTGGGTATATATGAGCTAACGCCATGATGATGGCCCTTCTTGTGTCATTCAATGATGACAACAACTGGATTAGCTCGTATATTGTGCGGTCAGTGTCCGTATTCATAATACATCAATCCGACTATCTAGATTCTTGTGTGCAAAGCTGCACATCCGTATTTCCGCTCTATCATCAGGTAAGGTATGTGTCATAGATGTTCCAAGATATTTCATTGTATCGTATCAAGCACACAGGTCCGATCAGGGCATGTTGACATATCCTGGACTCGAACTCATGGATGATCCGAGAGACTGCTGATATGAGGTTCATCTGTCATATCGAAATATCGAATAGTGGTAAAACACGTATCATTAATAACCTTCTGTGTCATTTAACACCCAAGTACAATCAGTTATAGAGGAGGCTCATAACGATAATCGAATTTAGAAGTAAATACTTTGGTTGGCTTGCAGCTCTACTCATAGTTCTTGCAGGTTCTTGGTTACTACTGCCTGCAGGATATGAGACCCTGATCATGTGGTTGGCGCCTCAAATGGGAAACTATGTTCGCCCCACCATGATTATGGTGAATGCCATGCTTCTTAATCCATTGACAAACCCTGTAATGTTCGCAGTCTGGATCATTGGGGGTCTGATTGGAGGGATTATTGCTGGGACCAAGAAAGGCGGGTTTGTTGTGGGATTGATGACGTGGTTGGGTTGTCTGGCAGTACTTGTCTTCTCAGTCTTTCAGATGTTCTCTACTGGAATTGATATGGGCGCGATGCCACCAATTCCCCCAGGGTCTTCACTGCTTGATATCTTATCGATTCCTATCGTGAAAGATCTCATCTCGCAGCTTCTTCCCATGGCCTTTGGTGGTACAAGTATTTCCGATCCAATGGAGGTAATTGCACCCTTGCTAGTGTTTGTGATCGTACCACTAGCCACAGTCATTATATCTGCAATTCTAGGAGCAACAATAAGACAAAAGGTGGAGTTTTAAAATGAAACAACGATACACGCACGCATTTGCATTTATCTTAATTATAGCATTAGCCTTTGCGCCAGTCTTTGTCGCGGCAGGCCCCTCATTTGTTCCGGCCGATGGTCCAGACATGGATGATATCCTGACCGATCTGCTAGAGAATGGTGCCGAGTTAGCTGCTGTGAATATTGATTCTTCTGGAGTTCCTGCTGTCATTTATGGGCGGCTTGGGATTCCTACAAGTGCTCTGAATCTTGATGATCCCATGTTCGATGATTGTATTGCACTTGCCATGCTCGGTGTGAACGGGGAAATGCTCCCGTACCTCATGAATCTCATGGGCATGGACATGGGCGGCAGTTCTTCGAGCGGTTTCAGCGCTCTGCAATTTGGTGATGACTCTGGTCCGTCCGATATTCTGGACATGTTAGGCACAGAGTTCCGAATTGTTGGTGCTGCTTATCTCAACTTGCAAGAAGGTGTGGCAGCTCAGCGGATGGGATCCGTTCTATCCACATTGACTTCAACCTTCGGTTTTGGATTCTATGACATCTTCAGCATACGTGTTGACCAGAGCATGTTCCAAGATGAAAACATGACCCTGCCGTTTGACTCATTGGACCTTTTCATTTATGGCATAAACGCTGACTATGCAGCGACCTTTGACGCAGTTCTTAGTGTCTTCGGCAGTGGCGGCTTTGGTGACGCTATTGATAGATCCACATTCCTTGATGCAGCTTCTGGTGCAGCAGGGATGCTTGTCATTCCGGATATGCAGAGCTTCATCAACCTCATGGACGAGTTCATGGGTGGCGATGGTGGTGACGGTGGCAGCGGTGGAATGGCACTGGCCTCCGATTCTGGGTTCTCTAACCTATTCCCCGAAGGAATGCCCACTAACATAACGGGCCCACTTGGTGTTGGGGCTGTTGCATATATTGGTGATCAAGTTGTTTCCAGTAGCACTACTGAGATCGGTGTCGCGTCACTGATTGGTGCCACCAGCGATCTTACTCCGATGAATGGTGTCACCTCAATGGTGTTAGTGCATCTCCCAAGCACTTCGAATATCACATCTGTCACGCCATACGAAGATGGTTTCACTA harbors:
- a CDS encoding nuclear transport factor 2 family protein, yielding MNFSLSSLVIPSFSIRFMLYVVRGEVCITYSGGIHDLDKAELFEFCREWLDAWTGNQPETLLNFYTDDAVYIDPANRDGLKGKDAIREYFVKLLDVYRDWVWRPIEVFPTERGMVIKWACTIPIGTRIIDETGMDLIELKDGKISRNEVYFDRTRLVEALNEYRGHLHILH
- a CDS encoding GTP-binding protein; this encodes MMRSKVFKVVLIGEGGVGKTSIVIKYTEDRFDESMKMTIGVNFATKQIDLEGRGVTLMLWDLGGQPRFREVVTDYFKGSKFAIAVYDATRNYTLERLVDWIDRVKSVAPESELLIVGNKIDEREPGSGVSLDEGQAFADRYGTSCMEVSAKTGAGIHEMFNHVAQRLSEKYLK
- a CDS encoding alpha/beta hydrolase, with product MTVHYEESGKGKHPTIVMVHGAGGSSVTWFMQLRGLGREVHVKALDLNGHGATPDRNEKDIFRSYLNDIDTVVEESDRPVLMGHSMGGALSLLYALENPDKMAGLILVGTGARLRVADFIFDLLDNDFEGYVNAVGQYMFAGSTSKQLIEASQQEVRKCPVEIIHRDFDACNRFDVMKRLAEIKVPTLIIVGEDDMMTPVKYAAYLHEHIPHSEFVVIKDAGHSVMLERPAEMNRAIIDWIRKNVVQ